The Theileria orientalis strain Shintoku DNA, chromosome 3, complete genome genome window below encodes:
- a CDS encoding uncharacterized protein (molybdenum cofactor biosynthesis domain containing protein), producing the protein MNSTSDDLLEVIDVSEGENDVNPDHSDQNDLTDSGLTTTDSLVYDRQIRLWGLQAQKKIMNSKVLFLGKNGIQEECMKNLLLAGMNVTLINEHLVSEQDVKFSFFLKSEDVGKQHSVTLCKRMASLTTNEKRISGLSSKFLGDDGGYKFVDMELLKSFNVICVSTNDYPLHKLPKFPRRCDPVVASFFSLIMLLKTKDLSDFGDDDLEAASEKYNGRKETLKLVTSLTYLPHIAKLITTNPGKWSICMEGSSQ; encoded by the exons ATGAATTCTACCAGTGATGACTTATTAGAGGTGATTGATGTCTCCGAAGGAGAAAATGATGTCAATCCTGACCATAGTGATCAAAATGACCTGACTGACTCCGGTTTAACGACCACCGATTCGTTGGTGTATGATAGGCAAATTAGACTTTGGGGACTTCAGGCTCAAAAGAA GATAATGAACTCAAAGGTTCTGTTTCTGGGTAAAAACGGGATCCAAGAGGAGTGCATGAAGAACCTATTGTTGGCTG gCATGAACGTCACCCTCATAAACGAACACCTAGTCTCCGAACAGGACGTTAAGTTCAGTTTTTTTCTTAAATCCGAAGACGTTGGCAAGCAA cACTCTGTGACTCTGTGTAAAAGAATGGCCAGTCTCACGACAAATGAAAAACGAATCTCTGGATTAAGTTCTAAGTTTCTTGGGGATGATGGtggatataaatttgttgaCATGGAGCTCTTGAAGAGTTTCAATGTTATTTGTGTCTCAACTAATGACTATCCACTCCATAAACTT CCTAAATTCCCTAGGAGGTGTGATCCGGTCGTAGCTAGCTTCTTTAGCCTAATCATGCTACTGAAAACAAAGGACCTCAGCGACTTTGGAGACGACGACCTTGAAGCGGCATCTGAAAAATACAATGGAAGGAAAGAAACGCTAAAGTTGGTTACATCTCTTACTTATTTGCCACACATTGCAAAATTAATCACTACTAATCCAGGCAAATGGTCGATATGTATGGAAGGGAGTTCCCAGTGA